The following are encoded together in the Balaenoptera acutorostrata chromosome 9, mBalAcu1.1, whole genome shotgun sequence genome:
- the SLC37A2 gene encoding glucose-6-phosphate exchanger SLC37A2 has protein sequence MRSSLAPGVWFLRAFSRDSWYRGFILLITFLIYTCYHMSRKPISVVKSRLHRNCSGMIQPINDTHSLNDTTWCNWAPFDQSNYKELLGAVDNAFLVAYAVGMFISGIFGERLPLRYYLTAGMLLSGLFTSLLGLGYFWNIHALWYFVLIQICNGLVQTTGWPSVVTCVGNWFGKGKRGLIMGIWNSHTSVGNILGSLIAGIWVDEQWGLSFVVPGVITAIMGLITFFFFIEYPEDVGCSPPQHHGGLEENVDDAEDPGSGPHSNRENGLESAVTSSKEPSAQPTAISFFGALWIPGVVEFSLCLLFAKLVSYTFLYWLPLYIFNVVHFSAKESGDLSTLFDVGGIVGGILAGLISDYTNGRATTCCVMLILAAPMMFLYNYVGQSGISISIVMLLICGALVNGPYALITTAVSADLGTHKSLKGNAKALSTVTAIIDGTGSIGAALGPLLAGLISPTGWNNVFYMLITADILACLLLCRLVYKEILAWKASLSRDRGSSVALTHAR, from the exons ATGCGGTCTTCCTTGGCGCCGGGCGTCTGGTTCCTCCGCGCCTTCTCCAGGGACAGCTG GTACCGAGGCTTCATCCTGCTGATTACCTTCTTAATCTACACCTGTTATCACATGTCCAGGAAGCCCATCAGTGTTGTCAAG AGCCGTCTGCACCGCAACTGCTCAGGGATGATCCAGCCCATCAACGACACCCACAGCCTCAACGACACCACGTGGTGCAACTGGGCCCCATTTG ATCAGAGCAACTACAAGGAGCTCCTGGGGGCGGTGGACAACGCCTTCCTCGTGGCCTACGCCGTCGGCATGTTTATCAG TGGCATTTTTGGGGAGCGGCTCCCCCTCCGTTACTACCTTACAGCCGGAATGCTGCTCAGCGGCCTTTTCACCTCGCTCCTTGGCCTGGGGTATTTCTGGAACATCCACGCGCTCTGGTACTTTGTTCTTATCCAG aTCTGCAACGGACTCGTCCAGACCACGGGCTGGCCCTCCGTGGTGACCTGCGTGGGCAACTGGTTCGGGAAGGGGAA gcgGGGGCTCATCATGGGCATCTGGAATTCCCACACATCCGTGGGCAACATCCTGGGCTCCCTGATCGCCGGCATCTGGGTGGATGAGCAGTGGGGCCTGTCCTTTGTGGTGCCCGGCGTCATCACCGCCATCATGGGCCTCAtcaccttcttcttcttcattgAAT ACCCAGAAGACGTGGGCTGCTCCCCACCTCAGCACCAT GGTGGGCTGGAAGAGAACGTGGACGACGCtgaggaccctggcagtgggccCCACTCTAACAGAGAGAACGGCCTGGAGTCTGCTGTCACCTCCTCCAAGGAGCCAAGCGCTCAGCCCACTGCCATCAGCTTCTTTGGGGCGCTCTGGATCCCG GGTGTGGTCGAGTTCTCCTTGTGTCTGCTCTTTGCCAAGCTGGTCAGTTACACCTTCCTCTACTGGCTGCCCCTCTACATCTTCAACGTGG TTCACTTTAGTGCCAAGGAGTCTGGGGACCTGTCCACGCTCTTCGATGTTGGTGGCATCGTAG GCGGCATCCTGGCGGGGCTCATCTCTGACTACACCAATGGCAGGGCCACCACCTGCTGCGTCATGCTGATCTTGGCTGCCCCCATG ATGTTCCTGTACAACTACGTTGGCCAGAGCGGGATCAGTATCTCCATAG TAATGCTGCTTATCTGTGGAGCCCTGGTCAACGGCCCTTATGCCCTCATCACCACTGCTGTCTCGGCTGACCTG GGCACGCACAAGAGCCTGAAGGGCAACGCAAAGGCGCTCTCCACCGTCACGGCCATCATCGACGGCACTGGATCCATAG GTGCGGCTCTGGGGCCTCTGCTGGCCGGGCTCATTTCCCCCACAGGCTGGAACAACGTCTTCTACATGCTCATCACTGCCGACATCCTGGCCTGCTTG CTCCTCTGCCGGCTGGTGTACAAAGAGATCCTGGCCTGGAAGGCATCCCTGAGTAGAGACAGAGG CTCTAGTGTGGCCCTAACCCACGCGCGGTAG